The Mycolicibacterium aurum genome segment GACAATTTGGTCACTGCAATAACTAGCTTGTAGGTCTAGTCGGTTGAGTGTCGCTGTGGCCTTCTGATATGTTGGCGTTCCATGAAGCGCCAGGCCTGCCGGTGATGGCGCCGGACGACACCGGATCTTCGCCGCGTCGTACCCGGCGCGATGAATACGCCGAACAGACTCGTCAGGCCGTGGTCGAGGCCGCCAGGGCACTGTTCGCCGAGCGCGGGTACTTCGCGACCACCGTCAACGACATCGCTGCGGCCAGCCGGGTGTCGGCGGGCACGGTGTACCAGCAATGCGGTGGCAAGCAAGGCCTGCTGCGCACGTTGATGGACATGTGGACCACGGCACCTCTCGTTCAGCAGACGCTCGACCAGGTCAACGCGGCCGAGAGCCTCGACGAGGCGCTCGGCGTGCTCGCCGATTCCTACCTCGAGTTCTGGCGCCGGTTCGACGACATCGTCCAGCTCGTCGCCGCGACCGCCGCTCATGATGGCGACGCGACGGAGTCGTTGTCCCAGGCGATAATTCGGCACCGAAGCGCGCTGCACGAGATCGCCCGCAAGGTCCGTCACCTCGGTGGTTTCGACGGCACGTTCTCCGACGACGACTTCGCGGACATCACCCTGTACCACTACGGCCCGCAGAACGGCTTTCATTTCACCGTGACCGTGCTGGGCTGGCCAGAAGACCGGGCGCGCGACTTTCTCAGCGCTCAATTCGCCCACTCGCTGTTCGAGCTGGGCGGGGCGCCTCGCTCCTGATGCTCCTCTGCGCCCACCCAGCGGCCTGAACTGCGACTTCCTGCGGTCGTGACACTCTGGCGCGTGTGACTCCGCATGCAATCATTTCCGGTGCCGGCATCGGCGGTCCGGCGCTGGCCCATCAACTGTCAGCGCGCGGCTGGCGAACCACCGTGATCGAGCGCTACCCGCAGCGCCGTGACGAAGGCCAGAACGTCGACATCCGCGGCGCGGCGCGCGAGGTGGTACGGCGGATGGGCGTCGACGCCGACATCCGTGCGGCCGGCACCGGCGAGGTGGGCACCCGCTTCGTCAGGGCAGACGGGTCGGCGGCCGCGTCGTTTCGGGTCGGCAGCCCCGGTGACACGGACGGTCCCACCGCCGAGTTGGAGATCCTGCGGGGCGAACTGTCCCGCATCCTCATCGAGCGCACCGCCGACGGCACCGACTACCGGTTCGACACGCAGCTCACCGGCGTCACCGAGCACGGTGACGGCGTGTCTGTCGCGCTCGCTGACGGAACGTCGCTCGACGCCGACCTGCTGGTGATCGCCGAGGGCCTGCATTCGCGGTCGCGCCGACTGGTCACCGACGTCCACGTCAACGACCTGGGCATGTACTTCGCCTACGCGACGATCCCCCGCGACGGATCGGACGACCTCTGGTGGGAGTGGCAGCATGCGACCAGGTCGCGCGCCGTCCATCTGCGGCCGGACAACCTCGGGACCACCCGTGCCATCCTGACCTTCATCTCGGACGTCCGCGGCCTCGACGAGCTGGACCGGGACAGCCAGATCACCATCCTGCGAAGCACTTTCGCCGACGTCGGCGGTGCCGCCCCGCGCGTGCTCGCAGCGCTGGAGGCCGGTGCGCCGATGTACTTCTCCGTCGCCGGTCAGGTGCGATCCCCGCAATGGAGCAAGGGCAGGATCACCCTGCTGGGGGACGCCGCGTCCTGCAACGCCACGTTCGGCGGCGCAGGAACCAGCCTCGCGCTCATCGGCGCCTACATCCTCGCGGGTGAGCTCGCCGCCACCGCCGACGTCGAGTCGGCCCTGTCGCGGTACCAACGCGTGATGCAGCCCTTTGCCGACGCCGCTCCCCGTGTCCGTGCCGGGGTACTACGTCTGGCGAATCCGCGGACGCGCAACGGGATTCGCGTTCTCCACGCCGGCGCCGCGCTCGCCGCCGGACCCGTCGGCAGGGCCGTGGCCGGCATCGCGGGCAGGGGCGTGGTCAACCTCGGGGCCGACCGCCTGCCGCTGCCCGATTACCCGCGCGCAGGTTGACGGCAACCGAGGGGACAGCCGGGGCAGATTCACCCGGGGGCTGCGGCGATGACGCCGGACTACATTTGTGAGGGCATCGCCCGACGGGAATGGCTCGGCGGCGAACACGGTTGGAGACGCACGTGAGTGAGAACGCAGAATTGAGTCCCACCGACTGGGTGCGGGAACAGACCCAGCGCATCCTGGAGCAGGGCACGACCGACGGCGTCGAGGTACTCGACCGGCCGATCGTCCTGTTCACCACCACCGGTGCGCAGTCCGGCAAGAAGCGGTACGTGCCGCTCATGCGGGTCGAGGAGGACGGCCGCTACGCGATGGTCGCGTCCAAGGGCGGCGATCCCAAGCATCCGAGCTGGTACTTCAACGTCAAGGCGAACCCGTCGGTGACCGTGCAGGACGGGGACAAAGTCCTGGAGGGCACCGCACGCGAGATCGACGGCGACGAGCGCGAGCACTGGTGGAAGCTTGCCGTCGAGGCGTACCCGCCGTACGCGGAGTACCAGACCAAGACCTCGCGGCAGATCCCCGTCTTCCTCGTCGAATAGCAGCTCACACGGCCGCGGTGCGGCGCATCGGTGTGAAGGGCGGCGGGGCGAGTTGGTTAGTGTGCCTCTCATGACCGCAGCAGCAGAAGCGTCGCCGATGGAGGCGCGCGTCGGCCATTACTACCAGATGGACGGCACCTACCTGGTGGGCCGCGAGAAGGTTCGCGAGTACGCCCGCGCCGTGCAGGACTATCACCCCGCCCACTGGAACGTCGCGGCCGCCGCCGAGCTCGGTTATTCGGACGTCATCGCGCCGCTGACATTCACCTCTGCCCCGGGGATGCAGTGCAACCGCCGGATGTTCGAACAGATCGTCGTCGGCTACGACACCTACCTGCAGACCGAGGAGGTGTTCGAGCAGCACCGCCCGATCGTGGCCGGGGACGAGCTACTGATCGACGTCGAACTGACGGCGGTGCGCCGGACCGCGGGCAGGGACTTCATCACGGTCACCAACACCTTCACCGACACCGCGGGCGAGCGGGTACACACCCTGCACACCACGGTCGTCGGCGTCACCGCCGAGGACATCGACGCGGGTGTGAAGACGGCCGTGCAGAAGGTGATGATGCACGACATGAACATCCTGGACATTCCGGGATCGGACGGCGCCTACGACAAAGAGCTGCGCCCCGAGGGGGAAATCAGGATGTCCGACGGCGGGCTCACCCGGACTCCGGGCACGCCGTCGTTCGACGACGTCAAGGTGGGCGACGAACTCCCGGTGCACCACACCCGGCTGTCACGGGGTGACCTGGTGAACTACGCCGGGGTGGCCGGTGACGCGAACCCCATTCACTGGGACGAGGAGGTCGCCAAGCTGGCCGGCCTGCCCGATGTGATCGCGCACGGCATGCTCACGATGGGGCTGGGT includes the following:
- a CDS encoding TetR/AcrR family transcriptional regulator, with translation MLAFHEAPGLPVMAPDDTGSSPRRTRRDEYAEQTRQAVVEAARALFAERGYFATTVNDIAAASRVSAGTVYQQCGGKQGLLRTLMDMWTTAPLVQQTLDQVNAAESLDEALGVLADSYLEFWRRFDDIVQLVAATAAHDGDATESLSQAIIRHRSALHEIARKVRHLGGFDGTFSDDDFADITLYHYGPQNGFHFTVTVLGWPEDRARDFLSAQFAHSLFELGGAPRS
- a CDS encoding FAD-dependent monooxygenase, with amino-acid sequence MTPHAIISGAGIGGPALAHQLSARGWRTTVIERYPQRRDEGQNVDIRGAAREVVRRMGVDADIRAAGTGEVGTRFVRADGSAAASFRVGSPGDTDGPTAELEILRGELSRILIERTADGTDYRFDTQLTGVTEHGDGVSVALADGTSLDADLLVIAEGLHSRSRRLVTDVHVNDLGMYFAYATIPRDGSDDLWWEWQHATRSRAVHLRPDNLGTTRAILTFISDVRGLDELDRDSQITILRSTFADVGGAAPRVLAALEAGAPMYFSVAGQVRSPQWSKGRITLLGDAASCNATFGGAGTSLALIGAYILAGELAATADVESALSRYQRVMQPFADAAPRVRAGVLRLANPRTRNGIRVLHAGAALAAGPVGRAVAGIAGRGVVNLGADRLPLPDYPRAG
- a CDS encoding nitroreductase family deazaflavin-dependent oxidoreductase; protein product: MSENAELSPTDWVREQTQRILEQGTTDGVEVLDRPIVLFTTTGAQSGKKRYVPLMRVEEDGRYAMVASKGGDPKHPSWYFNVKANPSVTVQDGDKVLEGTAREIDGDEREHWWKLAVEAYPPYAEYQTKTSRQIPVFLVE
- a CDS encoding fused (3R)-hydroxyacyl-ACP dehydratase subunits HadA/HadB; this translates as MTAAAEASPMEARVGHYYQMDGTYLVGREKVREYARAVQDYHPAHWNVAAAAELGYSDVIAPLTFTSAPGMQCNRRMFEQIVVGYDTYLQTEEVFEQHRPIVAGDELLIDVELTAVRRTAGRDFITVTNTFTDTAGERVHTLHTTVVGVTAEDIDAGVKTAVQKVMMHDMNILDIPGSDGAYDKELRPEGEIRMSDGGLTRTPGTPSFDDVKVGDELPVHHTRLSRGDLVNYAGVAGDANPIHWDEEVAKLAGLPDVIAHGMLTMGLGAGFASTWTGDPGAVTRYAVRLSAPAIVPATEGADIEFSGKVRSLDPDTRSGVVIVGAKSAGKKIFGLATMNVRFR